TTCATCAgttcatttctgcttttaaagctcttcccacagtcagaacatttacatGGTCTCTCATCGGAGTGAACAATTTTGTGTCTTCTGAGATAGGATAAGCAtgagaatcccttctcacacagggAGCAGGTaaacagcttctccccagtgtgaacgttcTGGTGTTCACGGAGGTGAGAGGAagtagcgaatcccttcccacactcagtgcaggtgaatggtttctctccggtgtgaatgcgctggtgtctcAGAAGATGGGATGATTTAACAAGCCCTTTCCCACAAGTGGAGCAAACaaagggtctctctccagtgtgaatgcgcttgtgtTCAGTGAGGCTTGAATACTGCCTGAACTTTTTCCCACACTGAAGGCAGCTGAATggtctatccccagtgtgaacacgcttgtGTTCATTGAGGCGGGAAgcacaagtgaatcccttcccacactcacagCAACTGAATGGTTTATCTCCCTTGTGAACACGCAAATGTTCAGTGAGGTGAGACACTTGCCTAAAtttcttctcacactgagaacaactgaatggtctctccccagtgtgaactcgtttatGATGACTTAAACCCTTAGAGCTCTTAAAActattcccacagtcagaacatttaaaaggtctctcgtcagtgtgaactcgctggtgtgacaccAGGCCAAATGATTCAGCAAATCCTTTACCACACACACAGCaactgaatggtttctctccagtgtgtctgcgtcgatgaatttccagctcagATGGGGATCTGAATTCTTTccaacaatccccacatttccatggtttctccgagATGCTGGTGttgttgtgtctctccaggtttgatgCTCAGTTGAAGCCttatccacacacagaacatgtgtacagTTTCTCCCCGCTATGAATGATGTAATTTTTTTTAGGTTCTgcaaagttctttccacagtcagatCACTGGAGCTTTCTCActcgagtgtgtgtatgtgtcggtgcttttccagtcacactgatgtctgAATACTCTTGCACAGACAGAACAGCAAATATTCCTTCTTCCACATTCAAGGCTGatgttcaggtcctgatgaattgagtgGCGGTTAAATCTTGATGTGTAGTTTGATTTGAGATTCATGTCTGTAAATCTCTCCCTGCAAAAGAGCGAACAAAAATATTAACTGTAAGTACATGGTAGAAATTCTGAACAAACAATTCGAATTTCTCTGGAACATATTTTTCTCTCTTATTTCCCCAAAGCtggaaatccccgtcccacacactctccctcctccctgggctgaaatccaaacccatctcaccatttctttcctctaTTCCCagtttgctccctccctcccctctgcttaggttcagttctccagctcctgtctgcagattgacaataaaatcaatggatcttattggggtttggagcctccaGCGGATGTTTGTGAATCctctccgcccacctgccagggtttccttccttg
This portion of the Scyliorhinus torazame isolate Kashiwa2021f chromosome 5, sScyTor2.1, whole genome shotgun sequence genome encodes:
- the LOC140422620 gene encoding uncharacterized protein — translated: MNLKSNYTSRFNRHSIHQDLNISLECGRRNICCSVCARVFRHQCDWKSTDTYTHSTSNLERHNNTSISEKPWKCGDCWKEFRSPSELEIHRRRHTGEKPFSCCVCGKGFAESFGLVSHQRVHTDERPFKCSDCGNSFKSSKGLSHHKRVHTGERPFSCSQCEKKFRQVSHLTEHLRVHKGDKPFSCCECGKGFTCASRLNEHKRVHTGDRPFSCLQCGKKFRQYSSLTEHKRIHTGERPFVCSTCGKGLVKSSHLLRHQRIHTGEKPFTCTECGKGFATSSHLREHQNVHTGEKLFTCSLCEKGFSCLSYLRRHKIVHSDERPCKCSDCGKSFKSRNELMKHQRLHTEERPFSCSVCGKGFTQSSQLSKHQLVHTDKRPFRCFDCGKSFKSTGNLQRHQSIHTVERPFSCSVCGNRFTNLSHLSEHKRVHTVEKSLSSSECGKGFTQQSLRKKHQRIHTREGGFIQTGRTQRLQTHSPKTDRISEGTIGRTKEVLPVP